In a single window of the Natronosalvus caseinilyticus genome:
- a CDS encoding Lrp/AsnC family transcriptional regulator has translation MGRDLDDVDRSILYLLQRDARGTTAEAMGDKVGVSASTIRNRIDQLEDDGIIKGYHPEIDYEAANLPLQITFVISVLPTELQNYSEQIRQIQGVIDVREMLTGRRNVHVDVVGTNSRDVTRITDAIHEIGVQIESSEMMRQRYVQPFNHFFLQSAEKDARDKTPDEEDESATE, from the coding sequence ATGGGACGCGACTTGGACGACGTTGACCGGAGTATCCTCTACCTGTTACAGCGGGACGCTCGGGGCACGACAGCCGAAGCAATGGGCGACAAGGTGGGCGTCTCGGCCAGTACCATCCGCAATCGTATCGACCAACTCGAAGATGACGGTATTATCAAAGGCTATCACCCGGAGATAGATTACGAAGCGGCCAATCTCCCTTTGCAAATCACGTTCGTTATCTCCGTGCTGCCAACTGAACTACAAAACTACTCGGAGCAAATTCGACAGATTCAGGGTGTTATCGACGTTCGTGAAATGCTAACTGGCCGACGGAACGTCCACGTCGATGTGGTCGGGACGAATTCGAGGGATGTTACCCGAATCACCGACGCCATCCACGAGATCGGCGTACAAATCGAGTCGTCAGAGATGATGAGGCAGCGGTACGTCCAACCGTTCAACCACTTCTTCCTGCAAAGTGCAGAGAAGGACGCGCGCGACAAGACACCAGACGAAGAAGACGAGTCTGCAACTGAATGA
- a CDS encoding DUF7344 domain-containing protein, whose protein sequence is MNDNTFNALAHEQRRTLLLDLLESNPQDAGIESLTGESVLTDAEQRLQTGMYHVHLPKLEDYGYIEWNEETNEIIKGPQFDEIRSLLKFIASEGVE, encoded by the coding sequence ATGAACGACAACACCTTCAACGCACTCGCACACGAACAGCGCCGAACACTCTTGCTTGACCTTCTCGAATCGAATCCGCAGGATGCAGGGATTGAATCACTCACAGGAGAATCAGTACTGACTGACGCCGAACAACGTTTGCAGACCGGGATGTATCACGTCCACTTGCCCAAACTCGAAGACTACGGCTACATCGAGTGGAACGAAGAGACAAATGAAATCATCAAGGGGCCACAGTTCGATGAGATTCGGTCGTTGCTCAAATTTATCGCGTCCGAAGGTGTAGAGTGA